TGACCCGGGTCGGTAGGTCGATCTCTTCATGGAGGGAGCACAAGAGCAGGGACGGGGGTTTGGTCTCCTGTAGGAGTTCCCCCATCCTGggttttggtaccaaaatgttgaaaattcgcgctttgaatgaagagaccccccaaaCAGACTTTGGTTGggcaacgtggctgtttattcacctgggtgcaggtcggctaaggccgaaaagggcgttagcaaagggtagtgggataggagttggttttacaggtttggggcgggcagtggaaagtcgcagagtaagatcagttacactggtgggtaggggcaaggagtgtacatgaccccaagttcagttacagtggcggcTGGGGTGaagcagaagagcagttaagatgacaggatgggtgaggGGTATTCACATTCAGAAGAagagttgagatggcagggttgggtgaggggcttgtccggGGAAGCTCTGCTGGGTGCTCAGGGACAATGGTGAACGTGGGGAGTCGGGGTGGGGGTTGGTGGGTGGGAGACAATCaggaggcaagcaggacttcagactttcaggttccaggtttgcatatggagacctgacaccgggttcaagcaatttcctgcctcagtctcccgaatagctgggattataggtgcccgccaccacgcccagctaatttttgtgttttcagttgagacgaggtttctccatcttggccaggctggtcttgagcacctgacctcatgatctactgcttcggtctcccagagtgctgggattacaggtgtgagccaccgtgcctgaccacctCATAGTCTTTGTCTGAAATACAGGGGCAGAAGTATTCTTCCCAGGGCGGTCCAGGGTCCAGTGAGACGAGTTATCTGGTCTTTCAGCAGAGTGACTTGGACAAGGGagaggctccacagctgtcctctttccACAGTTGCTCAGAGCGATTGTGAGTGAGACTGGAAAGTAGCCCAGGTGGGAGAGTGGCcgtgtgcagggaggaggtgacctggtgagagacccaagcatctaagatCACTGCCCCCTCGACTTCcaaactgcatttcaatagaagtaaaggctgcCGACCGGGCGCCACCTTAAAGATCGCAGGCTTGGCGTGGGGGAATCTTTCCGGAGGCATTGTTTTAACTTACACGAGTTcaagcccccaccccacacctactccatggaccaagactctttcccatgtaatttccagaactgtaaccccaagaccctttcacatgtcaTATCTGGAGTTGTCAGCCTCTGTAAAGCCGGGCTTCTGATTGTTAGACGAGCTTGGCCACCAGGCAGTTACGCCGCCTTGCTCCAGCGCGCCCTCTGCTGGCGGCcggggcactgcagggccctcgctCTCACAGCGCTGGCCGAGGccgcgcgccctctggtggccgtcCCGCTGCACCACTTGAAGTCGGAGCGCGGAGTGTTCGGCGCCCTCCTTCTGGAAATGCAAAGTGAGATGGAGCCCACTAGCCCgtgtgtttccaaaaaggaagaagggccAATTAActggaaaccataggaatgagataaacatggatgcacgttttacaactgatggaaaaattcactcaacatagtctttgcacttaaaatgcaaaaccgtcagaggcatcttaaccacagtgactttattttaaataaaagctttagaaaaagctaaatctgggcagggtgcagggctcacgaatgtcatcccagcactctggaaggccaaggcgggaggatcacttgagatcaggagttcaagaccagtctgggaaaatAGCGAGatccccatgtctacaaaaaatttaaaaattagctggtgtggtggctcgttcctgtggtcccagctacccaggacgCTGAGgttggaaaatcacttgagcctaggagtttgaggctgcagtgagccagccatgattgcaccactgcactcaatcatgggagacagagtcagaccctctctctctctctctctctctctctctctcacgttaaatttgttggattatatatttagggattgaacacctttggttataaaatatttatggttgcaggaacaagttaataactaaataaagacccaaaacttataaatatataccaaTACTTTaagcaaaaaacattttttttttttaagacggagtttcgctcttgttacccaggctggagtgcaatggcgcgatctcggctcaccgcagcctccgcctcctgggttcaagcgattctgctgcctcagcctcctgagtagctggaattacaggcacccaccaccaggcccagctaatttttgtatttttagtagagatggggtttcaccatattggccaggctggtcttgaactgacctagtgatccacccacctcagcctcccaaagtgctgggattccaggcttgagccaccacgcctggtacctaattcctatttactggtcatggatgggagctatggaacctttccccagaatacatgctggccccatcagaacttcagggttcagtctcctaagagatgttcctctgtttgtgctacacacccaaataatccatctcagtccactgtcagacaacttccaggaataacagtggctgtagtctagctgaagaaacactgaagtaggagtcagcagaccccaggactcttttgactGAGCCgctaacaacttaatgtggccttgggaaaaaaaaaaagttggagcaaccatgcctgtaataccagcatcttgggaggtcgatgtgggaggattgcttgagcccaggagtttgagagcagcctgggcaacatagcaagaccccatctctacaaaaaatttcaaaaatttttccaggtgtggcagtgtcccctgtagttccagctactcaggaggctaaagtgggagggtcacttgagtcccggaggtcaagactgcagtgagccaaggtcatgccactgcactcaagcttgggcttcaaagtgagacactgtctcagaaaaaaaaaagctggagcttttgtttcgcatttgtaaaaggtaaatgatattatctcctttatggagttactgtgaggatggaaatgcaattatttcttttccctctccttttagaaatacaatgagatacgCATAGtggctaggtgaggtggctcatgcctgtaatcccagcactttgggaggctgaggcgggtggaccgcctgaggtcaggagttcaagaccagcctgaccaacgtgcagaaaccccacctctactaaaaatacaaaattagacaagcatggtggcatgtccctacaatctcagctacttgggaggctgaggcagaagaattgcttcaacctgggaagcagaggttgcagtgagctgagattgcactccagcatggacaatgagaaggaaactctgtctcaaaagtaataataataaatagataggCATAGGCCCAGCGCGTCggtgggattcgaacccctgCACCGCGGGCGGGGGAGTcatttggagagaaaagctgagtcccaggCTTCGGGACCTCGGGAGACCCAAACCTGTCCTGTGGGTTATTGGGCCAGGTGGGGGAAGCAGCGCCCCGAGGCCTCCGGCCAGGGTCCCGGAAACAAAGGCTGaatgtttgctctgtggctgaagggacaatggcccCCCGCAGTTCTGTGACTGTGGGGGCGGGGGTGCGCTCCTCCCCAGCGCGTTTCCTGGGTCTCTGGCCAAGCCCTCTGAACTCCGAAGTAGACCCTCGTTAGGGGGTGCCAGGGGACAGCACGAAgtccccgtggggtgtctgccagccctgggcgccatgtcctgtggggtgtctgccagccctgggcgccatgtcctgtggggtgtctgccagccctgggcgccatgtcctgtggggtgtctgccagccctgggcgccatgtcctgtggggtgtctgccagccctgggcgccatgtcctgtggggtgtctgccagccctgggcgccatgtcctgtggggtgtctgccagccctgggtgccatgtcctgagcagctgtgctgtcagttacttaaacatgtgtATGGCACTTTCTGGCAGCCAGGCGCTCAGCAGCATTCGGATAACCGAAACGGTTCCGTAaacggcctgtgagggaggggcagccgcgcggagtcgcctgctggaggctgcacagccgggaggtgccgccggggtggggtcgggtgtggctgctgcgtgccaggtgtggcggccaggccgagggcacctccatctggaagctgcgGCCCGTCACGgtgcagtccacaggttccagacgGGGCTGGGGGGCAGCGTGAGGGTGGGAAGGCTcccgggggtcaaaggaagagaaggtgcctgttccggggaccccagggtgagctttccaggcagagggaagcccggaccggttgtcatgggggtgtctgagtctctagctggagttactggggcagggaggtcggaaacggaggctaaccggtgtgagcctccgcctACTGAGAGCccctgggaggggctggtgtCCGCTGTCAGCGGcctgtgaccctgaccttccaccgcggggcaattgcaggagcctcctccctggtctctgccgtCACTCACAGCGGCGCCAGCCGCCCCTGCGCCCCAGCAGAAGCCGGGCTCTTACAGCGCATCCCGCTCTGCCCCAGCACTCGCCTCTCCGGGCACCGTCTCGGCTCTGGGCCCCTGCGCTgcccgttctgttctgcattccctccgccttttctgccctgtgaggcagacctctgctgtcttcacttcttcactgctttatttccccagactcagccagcatcgaaggcgtGCCGTGTGCTAGGatccttgcagctggcatgcagggaggagtgtgaggctccctgtccctcctcagactctcagaattcgGAAGAGCCACgcttttttgtccttgccctgctgggccaaagacgccttgccttcgttattctctggggtagacaccctgtgcttttgctgtgcacctgccgcgtggaacagggagctgccccgggccctgccctctgtagctgactccggcttccctggccaccctcagctcagcagggccccgggagccccagTGCTGTGTGACACCTTCCGCAAGTGTGGGATTGAGAAGAATGTGCTTTTCGTCCCTGAGTTAccgtgtggctggcatgtgccctggcacgagGGTCAGTGGCGGGCAGGGGCGAGCATGAAGGCACctccgctgtgcccctgcttttgccttttcctgacttctctggccagctcttaggttgaaataagtcctgcctgttttaacagatgtttattaaacatctgccctggccaggctctgagcagcctccagggtctctgtcctgaatacaataggcccctcctggtgctggcgggtggaggcggggagattaagtccagcgtcccacaggtgactgcgtaattccacatggggcaatagggagaaagagcagaccttcccttttatttttatttatttatttatttattttcttttaataaattggacagagtctcgccctgttgccaggctggagtgtagtggcacgatcccggctcactgcaacttccattttccagtttcaagcaatttttctgcctcagcctcccaagtagctggattacaggcacacgccaccacgcatggctaaacagacctttccttttgtgagagggatgCTGGTGGGACagccgggaggggagatgaaactgagcgGAAGTGGGAGTCACTTTGGTGCCTGGCatgttgtctcacacctgtaatctcggcactttgggaggctgaggctggggggtcgctctagcctgggagtttgtgaccggcctggtcagcatcagacccctgtctctacttttaaaaataaaaataagatattttgggcagagagaagtccctgtgcaaaggcccagaggtgagtgtttgcctggtgttttctttttcttttttttttttttgagacggagttttgctcttgatacccaggctggagtgcaatggcagggtctccgctcactgtaacctccgcctcctgagttcaggcaattctcctgcctcagcctgctgagtagctgggattacaggcacgcaccaccatatccagctgattttttttgtgtttttagtagagatggggtttcaccatgttgaccaggatggtctcgatctctcgacctcgtgatccacccgcctcggcctcccaaagtgctgggattacaggcttgagccaccacgcccggccttgcccggttttttcaaggagcagagggagggtgtgagggggagagggcctggggagttcgtgctcatctgagggtgatgggaaaggagtgtcgcttgggcctcccacgtgctgtgagaaaagctcttccttgttggtgggagcaggcctcgaggccaaggtgggtgtgggggccccatggcccagctggtttgagaacctcacagctcccaggcccttctccccctccagcctccctgtccttcgCTGTCCTGTCGCTGGTGAACACCCTGTATAACCGAGGATTTTactgtggggatgactccatccgGTGCCCCTACcgtccagacaccatcacccttgggctcatggccggggtcaccatcacagccaccgtcttccttgtaaggcaggaggggttcagagggacagggaggggggcaggatggggcagcctaaccctgggttcctgatgggggtggcctggaggtctgtggggggctgggggacacagccttgccccgagtggtacttgtgggtaataggaacccccatttggccgggtgcagtggctcaagcctgtaatcccagcactttgggaggccgaggcgggtggatcacgaggtcgagagatcgagaccatcctggtcaacatggtgaaaccccgtctctactaaaaacacaaaaaattagctgggcatgttggtgcgtgcctgtaatcccagctactcaggaggctgaggcaggagaattgcctcaacccaggaggcagaggttgcggtgagccgagattgtgccattgcactccagtctgggtaacaagatcgaaactccgtctcaaaaaatataaataaataaaacagaacaacaacaaaaaaaaaaacaacacaaaaaacaacaacaacaacaacaacaaaataggaacccccttttgtgttttgagatggagctttgctcttgttgcccaggctggagtgcaatggcaggatctccgctcactgtaacctccgcctcctgggttcaagtgattctcttgcctcagtctccccagtagctgggattacaggcatgttaatttttgtatttttagtagagacaggtttcaccatgttggtcaggctggtcttgaatgcccgacctcaggtgatcctcctgcctcagcctcccacagtgctgggctggcaggcgtgagccacggagcccagctagggcacctttagagtccccagctctgcagcagccttgggggggcccatggggaggactgaggcccactaagggcccatgggctgaccaggaccccctctggtcaccgcggctgccccacacgcaggtctcggtgggagaagcctacctggtgcccacagaccagctctattcctgctctgacttcaataattacgTGGCTGCagtgtacaaggtgctggggaccttcctcttcggggcggctgtgagccagtctctgacggacctggccaagtacacgatcggccacctgcaccccaacttcctggccatctgtgaccccaagtggagctgggtcaactgctcggtctacgtgcagctggagagcgtgtgcaggggaaaagCTGCTGGCGTCACCGAGGCCAGGTGGGTGTGGAtgagcagccttcactctgggggcagtgggagctgaagaagccgcaGAAGCTAGATGATtaggagccagcaggcagggggcCAGGCAGGAGCGGGGCCTCTGGGCTCCAGGTGCCCCACAGACAGCAGGAGGCCGCGGGGAGCGTGCTGTCTcccttgagtctcagccctgccctcttctgcgctcttttttttttttttaaagatgggttttcaccatggtggccaggctggtcttgaattcctgaccgcaggtgatccacccaccttggcctcccaaagtgctaggattacaggcgtgagccaccgcgcccagccatgcgctgtcttcttaccatttctactgataggtccttaaacgtttcaactcatc
The sequence above is a segment of the Saimiri boliviensis isolate mSaiBol1 chromosome 2, mSaiBol1.pri, whole genome shotgun sequence genome. Coding sequences within it:
- the LOC120363119 gene encoding LOW QUALITY PROTEIN: phospholipid phosphatase 2-like (The sequence of the model RefSeq protein was modified relative to this genomic sequence to represent the inferred CDS: substituted 2 bases at 2 genomic stop codons), translating into MDDCPGFWKDSGDKENRHASQPLNRRPSGQKYSSQGGPGSSETSYLVFQQSDLDKGEAPQLSSFHSCSERLRAWPPGSYAALLQRALCWRPGHCRALALTALAEAARPLVAVPLHHLKSERGVFGALLLEMQTSLSFAVLSLVNTLYNRGFYCGDDSIRCPYRPDTITLGLMAGVTITATVFLVSVGEAYLVPTDQLYSCSDFNNYVAAVYKVLGTFLFGAAVSQSLTDLAKYTIGHLHPNFLAICDPKWSWVNCSVYVQLESVCRGKAAGVTEARLSFYSGHTSFGMYCVVFLALYVQAWLCWKWARLLRLTVQFFLVAFTLYVGYTRVSDHKHPWSDVLAGLLQGILVAGLTASFXPXLPPFRSISDFFKARPLQHCPKEEELQRKPSLSLTVTLGEADHNHYGYPHSSS